Sequence from the Argentina anserina chromosome 7, drPotAnse1.1, whole genome shotgun sequence genome:
tacaaGACATGCTTACTGCGAGCTAGGGACAACACTTAAACCCGCAAATGTTGCCAATTCATTTTAACTTCTCCTGCCAAAATATATAGAAACTGAATTTGTAACTGGGATGCATCCATACCTAGAATGAATTTATTCCCAATCAAGGAATACAATTTGCAGCTTGCTTCtctgaaaacaaaacatagTAAAATATCTTTGTCGTATTGAAGAGATGAACATAATGCTTTTTGCACAACATGGGTTTTGTGAAACCATAAACTAAAGAAACTATATCTAAGAGAAAGAAATCAATCTATTTACTAAACATGAAGCTCATCCATGAGGATTGGCCACTGGTGAGCtcttatttgaaataaaacccgATTAGCATAATATCAATATTGAATTACCAATCTAATCCGACCTCAGTTTATTTGATAAGATTCATCAACAACCCAACCTTAATCCAGATTAGAAATTCTCAACTCAACTCCATAGGTGGGTTCGAGCTTACCTCAGAGTGAGCGTAGTGCGAAAAGTGCCTCAAATTCGTCATATTTGTTCGATCTgtaaattgaggagaaaacaTAAAttggtgcatatatataaggctCGATCGACATATAGACATGTATCAATTGTCACGTCCATTCATTTATGACATTCATGAGCGTCACATGGAAGTCAACGTACACACTACACATGCATCTAGCTAAGTGTGACACATATCGGAAAGTGGCAACTCGCGCACATGATCACTTTGATTTCAGCAACTACACATTAAAGACATCCCGGCCTACAGTCTTCATTAATTCTCATGCATTCATGTGAAATGACAATGTAAACCACTTGATGATGAACAAAGAATTAAGTCTTCAAGTGTGTGTGTTTCATGAGAACATATTTGATGGATTATACAAATCTATCGTAACCTGCTTTTGCTATATCTAACAGAAACTTCATCCTTAATGAAATGTGTAAACGAGGACAAACTAATATAAACATGCATGTACATAACAAAACTATCAATTCGCTGCACGCTGTCAAATTTGACTATCGGGCATGTCGAGTATTAATTTCCATTCTGTGATCAGATGAGACGTACGTACGTTGGCAAATCTAGTGTTATAGTTTATCTGAGCAAAAATAGTTCAAATTAATATAACAAGACAAATAAACCAAATCTAGGTTGATTTCAGGGAAAACgtacataggaaaaaaatataaaggaGAAAGCAATCTACAAAATCACTAATTCGATTTGACGCTGCATATTAAAATTCGATTAGAATTCTTTGACCTACTTAAACCCTGGGCTTGATCTTAGCTCTAAGCGTATTCTTCATCACCACCGTAAATTCCAACTTGCCAGTAAAATCCAACTTACTACCATCCGGGTACGCACTCCACTCAAACTCTTGAACCATTCTAGCCAACATGAGATGAACATGCACTGTGGCCATGGCCAAACCAGGGCAAATCCTCCTCCCTACTCCAAACGGCATCATTCTTACACCGGTCACGCCCGTTATGTCCGCATCTTCCCTACCGGAAAAGAACCGGTCGGGGtcaaacttctcgggatccgACCACAATTTGTGATCCTCCGAGATGCCGGGCAAGTAGATCTCGACATTTGCACTAGTGGGAATGTCGTACCCTGCCAATGTAGTTGGCTCTGTCACTGCATGGGTTAGGGAAAAATAGGTCGGAGGGTGTTTTCGTAAAAGCTCCTTCACCACTGCTTGCAAGTAGGGCATTTTCTCTACGTCCTTTTCGTCCACCTTTCTGTCACCGACCGTCGCTTTAACCTCCGCGTACAGCTTTTCTTGCACCTGAGTGTTCACTATGAGCTGTGCTATTCCCCACTCCAGAGCTGTCGCCGTCGTGTCAGTCCCGCCGTTCAGAAATTCCGAGCAAAGTGACACCAGCTCCTCGTTCGAAGGAGATGATTTGCGTCCTTCTACTTTCAAGCCGAAGAGCGTGTCGAGGTACGAGAATGAAGTGGCTTCTCGATCTGATCCCGGGTTTTCAATTGCCCGACGACGTCGTTCGATGAAGGGGACAATGTAATCCACCTGCTCCTTTCTCACTTCCAAAGCTCTCTTTCTTTGTTTGGAGAAGAAGGGACTGAGAACTGGAAGATAGTCATCGATTCTGGGATCCAACACAATGAGAACGGACTTCATTACCTGATCCATTTTCTCCACTGTCTCTTCGTCCATTTCGATCCCGAAACACATGGCCAAGAGAATACAAAACACGGCAAAGCGGGAGTTCTTGAGCACCGAAACGACGCCGTCGTTGGCCTTGGCCTCCATGTGGATCCTCTCGACGAGTTTGTCCATTGCATGGTCTCGGACGCTTCGGAACTCCTTGAGCCTGGTTGAGCTGAGCATGTTCTGGACCATGTTCCGTCTCAACGACCGCCACACCGAGCCGTAAATGGAAGCGTTCACGGTGAACTTGTTGCAGCTGAAGATTGTCCTAGTGGGATTCTCTTTAGGTCTGGTGGCGTAGACCGCACCCTTTTCGATGAGGGCTTCGTGGACGAGCTTGGCGTCGCAGAGGATGATCATGGTCCTGGTGCCCATCCTGAGAGTGAATATCGGACCATACTTGTGTCTGAGCTCGTCTACGTAGACGAAGAAGGGCTTGCCGGAGCGGGCGACTTGGAAGAGGTTGCCGACTATAGGCCATCCAGGTGGTCCGGGAGGGAGGTGGGGTTTCTTGGATTTGGTTTTCTGGGTGAGCAGGAAAATGAGGCCGGAGACTAGGAAAGCTAAGAGAGTGAAGAAGAGGTGGTAGTAAGAGGAAAATGAAGCAGAGGAAAAGGACAGAGTAGGCGCCATTGGAGAGATCGATGGAATGGATGGAGGTATGGGACGATTGAAGTAGTGAGGTAGAGGGAGAGGGTATAAATTGGGTAAAGCATGAAATTACAGGTGAGATTAATAAAGACTCTTTGCTACATCATTCAAGCAAAGCAGCCGGATTGGGTTGGTGGTGGGTGAAGATTGTTAAATATGTTTCGAGTCCATAGCTAGCTCATGGGGCTAggaaattttatatatacaGCCATACAGATACAGGGGACTAGTAGCAACTAACACCATTAAAGACTTGATGATCATCAACAGCTattccactttttttttccaatttgtTGCAGAGATTATATATACTTTTCCTCATAGCATTGAGACATTAGACATACTATTTAGTCCAGAGATTTAATGTACGTTGTAGATAAACTTAGAAATGAGGAAACAAAGTAATGAATGAGATGATAAAGACGTACGCGTTTCCAACCAAAAAATGGAGGTACGTGATGAGCGTGGTTGCAATATTTATGTGGCCGCTGATTGAAAACTGCGGCTTGCCTCAATAAATCCAGGGAAGTCATGGTTCTATGATCTTTCTATGGGCATTCTCCAcggatttcttttcttgttgTTTAAGTCTCGAGGAGGAATAGGCTACGGTTGAGATAATGAGAAATGTACTTTGAAGCTCATCTAGGCCTAGGGTTGGGTGTGTTGttctcgttttttttttttttaaatttgtttAACAAAGGACATAAACTATATAGAGCAAGAATCGATCGAATCGGTACTGCTTCACGTATAGCTTTACAtcaatttgaat
This genomic interval carries:
- the LOC126802828 gene encoding cytochrome P450 77A3-like, coding for MAPTLSFSSASFSSYYHLFFTLLAFLVSGLIFLLTQKTKSKKPHLPPGPPGWPIVGNLFQVARSGKPFFVYVDELRHKYGPIFTLRMGTRTMIILCDAKLVHEALIEKGAVYATRPKENPTRTIFSCNKFTVNASIYGSVWRSLRRNMVQNMLSSTRLKEFRSVRDHAMDKLVERIHMEAKANDGVVSVLKNSRFAVFCILLAMCFGIEMDEETVEKMDQVMKSVLIVLDPRIDDYLPVLSPFFSKQRKRALEVRKEQVDYIVPFIERRRRAIENPGSDREATSFSYLDTLFGLKVEGRKSSPSNEELVSLCSEFLNGGTDTTATALEWGIAQLIVNTQVQEKLYAEVKATVGDRKVDEKDVEKMPYLQAVVKELLRKHPPTYFSLTHAVTEPTTLAGYDIPTSANVEIYLPGISEDHKLWSDPEKFDPDRFFSGREDADITGVTGVRMMPFGVGRRICPGLAMATVHVHLMLARMVQEFEWSAYPDGSKLDFTGKLEFTVVMKNTLRAKIKPRV